The DNA sequence GAAGCCCAGGATTGAGAGGGGCGCAGCCGGGCGGGAGAAGGAGAACAGCTCGAAGTGCACCGCGTCGTCCTCCGGGCTCCACTCCACCGTGAAGCGCTCCTCGCCCCGCTGCGCGTGGTCGGCCACGGTGCCGATCCCGAACCCGAAGCGGCGGGCCGGCCCCTCGCGCTCGTCCACGACGTAGACGATCCGGCAGGCGTGCAGCGACCAGAAGCCGAAGTGCCGCACCAGGATCCCCACCGTGCGCCCGGGCTCCACCGGCGCCGCGGCCCGCAGCACCCGGACCCACTCCATATCGTACATCGCCCAGCGGCGCACAGCAACGGCCGCGCGGCGGAAGACCGTCTCGCCGGCTCCCAGCCGGGCGCAGGCGTAGTTGCGCAGGTAGCCCGCGGGGGCTTCGGCGCCCAGGCTGGCGCCGGCCTCCGGGTAGGTGAGGGGCGCGTCCTCGCGCTCCGCCACGTAGCGGTGCATCTCGTCTTCGGTGGGGCGATGGAGCAGGAACATGCCTTGGGGGTCGGGGGGTCCGCGGTCGTCCGATCCGGGCTTGGGGCGCAAGTGCCGGGCCGGGGGGCACGGCTGGCCGCGCCGCCGCGGCCGAGGTATTGTCTACCCGGAGACGCCGTTTCCGCCCGCACCCACCCCTGCCGAACCCCGGATCCATGCGTCGAACCCTGCGGGCCGGATGGTTCCTCTGCGCCGCCCTCGCGGCCTGCCGGGCGCCGGACGTCCCGGAGCAGTCCGCCGAGGTCCCGGAGGCGCTGCGAGCCGGCGCGGAGGCGCCCGCATTCCACACCGTCACGCTCTCGGGCGACACCGTGTCGCTGGAGGCGCTCCGGGGGCGCGTGGTGCTGGTGAACGCGTGGGCCATCTGGTGCCCGCCCTGCATCGAGGAGATGCCGGCGCTGAAGCGGCTCCAGGACCGCTACGGGGCGGAGGGGCTGGTCGTGCTGGGGCTGCACGCCGGAACGGACGACCTGGCGAAGGCGGAGGCGTTCCGCCGCGCCTTCCGCATCACCTACCCCAACGCCGTGGAGCGCTGGGACCGGCTGGACGGCCTCCTGGGGGCGCGGCAGGGGATCCCCCGCTCGGCGCTGATCGACCGCCGGGGGCGGGTGGTGCGCCTCTGGATCGGCCCGCTGGAGCCGGACACCGCGCTCGTGGAAGCCGTCCTCGCCGACCGCCACGAGCTGCTCCCGGACGGCACGCTCCGCCTGCCGCCGGCCCCCTGACCCGGCGCTGCACCGCGGAGGGGCTTTGCGCTCCGGGGCGCGAGGGCGCATCTTGTGGGCGTCCCGTCCCCCGCCGGATCGCGTCCGGCCCTGCCTCCCACCCGCTGAACCCGCGGCCGAATGCCTGACCCGACCCCGGACTCGACCGACCACCTGGAGCAGGCCGGAGTCCTGGTGTGGGAGGCCATGCAGACGCTGGAGCGGGCGCAGCGGGTGCTCTTCCGGGCCGGCGACCACTACGTGGGCCAGGTGTGGGGCGACGGCGTGCGCACGGTGATCGAGATCGGCGAGCGCATCACCGAGCTCTCCGGCGAGCTCACCTCGGTGAACATCGAGATCAACCGCCTGGCGAAGAAGGACCGCGGCCGGGGCGCCCCGCCGGGGTGAGCGCCGAGCGCCTCCCATGCCCGTCACCCTGCTCACCGACTTCGGCACCCGGGACCACTTCGTCGCGGCCATGAAGGGCGTGATCCTCGCCCGCGCGCCGGACGTCGCCCTGGTGGACGTCACGCACGAAGTCCCGCCGCAGGACGTGGCCGCGGCCGCCTTCCTCCTCCTCGCCGCCTACCGCGCCTTCCCCGCCGGGACCGTGCACCTGGCCGTGGTGGACCCGGGGGTGGGCTCCGCGCGCCGGCCGCTGGCGGTGGCCGCCGCGGGGCAGCGCTTCGTGGGACCTGACAACGGCATCTTCAGCCACGTGCTGGACCGCGAGCCGGGAGCCCGCGTCTTCCACCTGGACGACGCGCGCGCCTTCCGGCACCCGGTGAGCCACACCTTCCACGGGCGCGACGTGTTCGCCCCGGTGGCCGGGGCGCTGGCGGCGGGGGCGGATCCCGCGGAGCTGGGGACGGAGGTGCGGGACCCGGTCCGGCTGGAGCCCATCGGCGCGCGCCGGACGGCGGAGGGCGCGGTGGAGGGGACGGTGCTGCACGTGGACCACTTCGGGAACTGCATCACCAGCGTGGCGGCGGACGACGTGCCGGAGGGGCTGGGGGAGGGGTTCCGGCTGCGGCTGGGCGGGGGCGAGGTCCGCGCGCTGCGGACGCACTACGCGGGGGCGGCGCCGGGCGAGCCGTTCGCCATCTGGGGGAGCGCGGGCTTCCTGGAGGTGTCCGTGAACGGCGCCTCGGCGGCCCGGCGGCTGGGCGTGCGCCGGGGGGACGCGGTCACGCTCGCCCCGGGCGAGCGCGCCGGCGATCCCTTGCCAGGAGGGCGGAATCGGCGGAACTTGTAGGCGCGC is a window from the Longimicrobiaceae bacterium genome containing:
- a CDS encoding DUF1990 domain-containing protein, whose product is MFLLHRPTEDEMHRYVAEREDAPLTYPEAGASLGAEAPAGYLRNYACARLGAGETVFRRAAVAVRRWAMYDMEWVRVLRAAAPVEPGRTVGILVRHFGFWSLHACRIVYVVDEREGPARRFGFGIGTVADHAQRGEERFTVEWSPEDDAVHFELFSFSRPAAPLSILGFPLGRHLQKRFAAESLRAMRAAVAQVP
- a CDS encoding SAM-dependent chlorinase/fluorinase, with protein sequence MPVTLLTDFGTRDHFVAAMKGVILARAPDVALVDVTHEVPPQDVAAAAFLLLAAYRAFPAGTVHLAVVDPGVGSARRPLAVAAAGQRFVGPDNGIFSHVLDREPGARVFHLDDARAFRHPVSHTFHGRDVFAPVAGALAAGADPAELGTEVRDPVRLEPIGARRTAEGAVEGTVLHVDHFGNCITSVAADDVPEGLGEGFRLRLGGGEVRALRTHYAGAAPGEPFAIWGSAGFLEVSVNGASAARRLGVRRGDAVTLAPGERAGDPLPGGRNRRNL
- a CDS encoding TlpA disulfide reductase family protein, which produces MRRTLRAGWFLCAALAACRAPDVPEQSAEVPEALRAGAEAPAFHTVTLSGDTVSLEALRGRVVLVNAWAIWCPPCIEEMPALKRLQDRYGAEGLVVLGLHAGTDDLAKAEAFRRAFRITYPNAVERWDRLDGLLGARQGIPRSALIDRRGRVVRLWIGPLEPDTALVEAVLADRHELLPDGTLRLPPAP